A portion of the Mycobacterium paraseoulense genome contains these proteins:
- a CDS encoding AAA family ATPase yields the protein MLQTVAIRGYRSLREVILPLGRLSVVTGANGAGKSSLYRALRLLADCGRGEVIASLAREGGLQSALWAGPEQLTGARRTGKAEGTVRTRPVSLELGFAASDFGYLVDLGMPVSAGRADSFFARDPEIKREALFAGPVLRTGTTLVRRAAGFVEVSADTGRGFDELSRSLPLYRSVLAEYAHPRAHPELAAVRERLRGWRFYDGFRVDADAPARHPQVGTRTPVLADDGSNLAAAIQTIIEAGMDGLGDAVAEAFDGATLSVAVHDGLFDLQLRQRGMLRPLRSAELSDGTLRFLLWAAALSSPQVPSLMVLNEPETSLHPELVRPLAGLIRAAAARTQVLVVTHSGALLEFLDTVPVAEAEAFDGAVEIELYKEWGETRVAGQGLLSTPPWDWGKR from the coding sequence ATGTTGCAGACGGTGGCGATCCGCGGATATCGCTCGCTGCGCGAGGTGATCCTGCCGCTGGGTCGGCTGTCGGTGGTCACCGGCGCCAACGGCGCCGGGAAGTCGTCGCTGTACCGCGCATTGCGGCTGCTCGCCGATTGCGGGCGCGGCGAGGTGATCGCCTCGCTCGCCCGCGAAGGGGGTCTGCAGTCCGCGCTGTGGGCCGGACCCGAGCAACTCACGGGCGCCCGCCGGACCGGGAAGGCCGAGGGCACCGTGCGCACCCGTCCGGTTTCCCTTGAATTGGGTTTTGCCGCGAGCGATTTCGGCTACCTCGTGGACCTGGGGATGCCGGTGTCAGCGGGGCGAGCCGACTCGTTCTTCGCCCGCGATCCAGAGATCAAGCGCGAGGCGTTGTTCGCCGGCCCGGTGTTGCGAACCGGCACGACGCTGGTGCGCCGCGCCGCCGGCTTCGTCGAGGTCAGCGCCGACACCGGCCGCGGATTCGACGAGCTGTCCCGGTCGCTGCCGTTGTACCGCAGCGTGTTGGCCGAGTACGCCCACCCGCGTGCGCATCCCGAACTCGCCGCCGTGCGCGAGCGGCTGCGCGGGTGGCGGTTTTACGACGGCTTCCGGGTGGATGCGGACGCGCCCGCCCGCCACCCCCAAGTGGGAACGCGCACCCCGGTGCTCGCCGACGACGGCAGCAACCTGGCCGCCGCGATCCAGACGATCATCGAGGCGGGCATGGACGGCCTGGGAGACGCGGTCGCCGAGGCCTTCGATGGCGCCACGCTCTCGGTCGCCGTTCACGACGGGCTGTTCGACCTGCAGCTGCGGCAGCGCGGCATGCTGCGTCCGCTGCGCTCGGCCGAATTGTCCGACGGCACATTGCGATTCCTGCTGTGGGCCGCCGCGTTGTCGAGCCCGCAGGTGCCGTCGCTGATGGTGCTCAACGAGCCGGAGACGTCGCTGCACCCGGAGTTGGTGCGTCCGCTCGCGGGGCTGATCCGGGCCGCCGCCGCGCGGACGCAGGTCTTGGTCGTCACGCATTCGGGCGCCCTGCTCGAATTCCTCGACACCGTGCCGGTGGCCGAGGCCGAGGCTTTCGACGGAGCCGTCGAGATCGAGCTGTACAAGGAGTGGGGCGAGACGCGGGTCGCCGGTCAGGGCCTGCTGAGCACGCCCCCGTGGGACTGGGGCAAGCGCTAG
- a CDS encoding sulfurtransferase translates to MTARDQVLTSVAELADLIEAGDSVTILDVRWRLDEPDGHPAYLQGHLPGAVYASLEDELSDHTIAGRGRHPLPSASDVQAAARRWGIRQGSAVVVYDDWNRSGSARAWWVLTAAGLPNVRILDGGLAAWRASGRKLETGPVTPEPGNVAVPHDDLYAGSLPTLTAEQASAGGVTLLDARAPERFRGEVEPIDPAAGHIPGASNLPSTAVLATDGTFIGDEALTQLLADHGIERDGTLGAYCGSGVTASVTVAALAALGLDAALFPGSWSEWCSDPRRAVARGPE, encoded by the coding sequence GTGACAGCCCGAGACCAGGTGTTGACCAGCGTGGCGGAGCTGGCCGATCTCATCGAGGCCGGCGACTCGGTGACCATCCTCGATGTCCGGTGGCGCCTCGACGAGCCGGACGGACACCCCGCCTACCTGCAGGGCCACCTACCGGGCGCCGTGTACGCCTCCCTCGAGGACGAACTCAGCGATCACACGATCGCCGGACGTGGTCGCCACCCGTTGCCGTCGGCAAGCGATGTGCAGGCCGCCGCCCGCCGGTGGGGAATCCGGCAGGGCTCGGCGGTGGTGGTTTACGACGACTGGAATCGGTCCGGTTCGGCGCGCGCGTGGTGGGTGTTGACGGCGGCCGGCCTCCCCAACGTCCGCATCCTGGACGGCGGCCTGGCCGCCTGGCGAGCGTCCGGGCGGAAGCTCGAAACCGGCCCAGTGACACCGGAACCCGGGAACGTGGCCGTGCCGCACGACGACCTGTACGCCGGGAGCCTCCCTACCCTGACGGCCGAACAGGCGAGCGCCGGTGGCGTGACGCTGCTGGATGCGCGGGCGCCGGAACGCTTCCGCGGCGAGGTCGAACCGATCGATCCCGCCGCCGGTCACATCCCCGGCGCCAGCAACCTGCCCAGCACCGCCGTCCTGGCCACCGATGGCACATTTATCGGCGACGAAGCGCTGACCCAACTGCTCGCCGACCACGGGATCGAACGCGACGGCACGTTGGGCGCCTACTGCGGCTCGGGCGTGACGGCCAGCGTCACCGTCGCCGCGCTCGCGGCGCTGGGCTTAGACGCGGCGCTGTTTCCGGGTTCGTGGTCCGAGTGGTGTTCGGATCCGCGCCGCGCGGTCGCCCGCGGCCCCGAGTGA
- a CDS encoding glycosyltransferase: MRVVQVANFYGPRSGGLRTAVDRLGAEYCASGHEVFLIVPGQRAERSQLRTGVVRITLPARLIPLTGGYRAVLPGPVKALLAALRPDALEVSDRLTLRSLGRWGHDHGATTVMISHERLDRLVGQILPRRVAVKFADLANARTAADYDTVVCTTGFAREEFDRIGATNTVTVPLGVDLQTFHPRRHSYLVRRRWASPTQLLVVHCGRLSVEKRVDRSIDAIGELRHAGVDARLVVVGEGPLRSRLERQAARLPVDFTGFVSDRHTVAGLLASADVTLAPGPHETFGLAALESLACGTPAVVSRTSALTEIITPDSGASADNHPAAIARAVRAVTSRPEHHRRISARRRAEDFTWHRAAKGMLASLGAPALDLGDAEHTA, encoded by the coding sequence ATGCGCGTTGTACAGGTCGCCAACTTCTATGGCCCTCGCTCGGGCGGCCTTCGCACCGCGGTGGACCGGCTGGGCGCCGAATACTGCGCCAGCGGGCACGAGGTGTTCCTGATCGTTCCCGGTCAGCGCGCCGAGCGCAGCCAGCTGCGCACCGGCGTCGTGCGAATCACCTTGCCGGCGCGGCTGATTCCCCTCACCGGCGGCTATCGCGCGGTATTGCCCGGGCCGGTCAAGGCGCTGCTAGCGGCTTTGCGGCCCGACGCGTTGGAGGTCTCCGACCGGCTCACGCTGCGGTCACTCGGCCGGTGGGGCCACGACCATGGCGCCACAACTGTCATGATTTCCCACGAGCGGCTGGATCGCCTTGTGGGACAAATACTTCCGCGCCGCGTCGCGGTCAAGTTCGCCGATCTCGCCAACGCGCGCACCGCTGCCGATTACGATACGGTGGTGTGCACCACCGGATTCGCGCGTGAGGAATTCGACCGCATCGGCGCGACGAATACCGTGACCGTCCCGCTGGGCGTGGATTTGCAAACCTTTCACCCGCGCCGGCACTCGTATCTGGTGCGGCGGCGCTGGGCCTCGCCGACGCAGCTGCTGGTGGTCCATTGCGGGCGGCTGTCGGTGGAAAAGCGCGTCGACCGCAGCATCGACGCGATCGGCGAGTTGCGCCACGCCGGCGTCGACGCCCGGCTCGTCGTCGTAGGCGAGGGGCCGTTGCGGTCCAGGCTGGAGCGGCAGGCCGCCCGGCTGCCGGTGGACTTCACCGGTTTCGTCTCCGATCGGCACACGGTTGCCGGGCTGCTGGCCTCGGCCGACGTGACGCTGGCTCCCGGGCCGCACGAGACATTCGGGCTGGCCGCGCTGGAGTCGCTGGCTTGCGGGACTCCGGCGGTCGTCTCGCGGACCTCGGCGCTGACCGAGATCATCACGCCGGACAGCGGCGCGTCGGCCGACAACCACCCCGCCGCGATCGCGCGGGCGGTCCGCGCGGTCACCAGCCGGCCAGAGCACCACCGCCGCATCTCCGCGCGTCGTCGCGCCGAGGACTTCACCTGGCACCGGGCGGCGAAGGGCATGCTGGCCTCGTTGGGGGCGCCGGCGCTGGACCTGGGCGACGCCGAACACACCGCGTAG
- a CDS encoding APC family permease, whose product MPPETHDEASAHRPSGELGVAALVSIGIGGMVGGGIFSVLGLTVQIAGAGAYLSFVAGGVISALTGRSYALLSVRIRSRGGTAFFLDKCFGTAIGGPLNVLLWLSYFVMLGLYAVAFGSYGAALLGADPNGPWRRVLASGVVLAFMALNLAGARIVGRTEAILVYGKLAILLLFCVAGLAFVHGDRVSPAHYPSIGVIVYAGGLIFLGYEGFELIANAAEDARDPRRSLPLAYLISIGVVILLYVLVAFVAVGNLSVVQIDRDRDYALAAAARPFLGSAGFILIGIAAVISTASAINATLYGTGKFTYLMARNGELPPGLAKPVWDRPIGGLLFTTAGTLVVVNAVQIEGISLMGSAGFLLIFAAVNLAVLRFRVSRTTKLLAVLGAACCLGALGAMTTYTATKMPGQLWVLGGFLLGAVGVEGLVRLRGRRTSHPPLPLP is encoded by the coding sequence ATGCCGCCCGAAACGCACGATGAGGCAAGCGCCCATCGCCCGTCCGGTGAACTTGGGGTTGCCGCGCTGGTGTCCATCGGTATCGGCGGCATGGTCGGCGGCGGCATTTTCTCGGTTCTGGGCCTGACCGTGCAGATTGCCGGCGCCGGCGCCTACCTCTCATTCGTCGCCGGTGGGGTGATCTCGGCGCTCACCGGGCGGTCGTATGCGCTGCTGTCCGTGCGCATCCGCAGCCGCGGCGGCACCGCGTTCTTTCTGGACAAGTGCTTCGGCACCGCCATCGGCGGGCCATTGAATGTGCTGTTGTGGCTCAGTTATTTCGTGATGCTGGGCCTCTACGCCGTCGCGTTCGGCAGCTACGGCGCAGCGTTGCTGGGCGCCGATCCCAATGGTCCGTGGCGCCGCGTCCTGGCCAGCGGCGTCGTGCTGGCATTCATGGCGCTGAATCTCGCCGGCGCGCGCATCGTCGGGCGCACCGAAGCCATCCTGGTCTACGGCAAGCTTGCGATCCTGCTGCTCTTTTGCGTCGCGGGGCTGGCCTTTGTACACGGCGACCGCGTTTCGCCGGCCCACTACCCGTCGATTGGTGTGATCGTCTACGCCGGCGGGTTGATCTTCCTGGGATATGAGGGCTTTGAGCTGATAGCCAACGCGGCCGAGGACGCGCGTGATCCGCGGCGCAGCCTGCCGCTGGCGTACCTGATCTCGATCGGCGTGGTGATCCTCCTGTACGTCCTGGTCGCTTTCGTCGCCGTCGGAAACCTCAGTGTCGTGCAGATCGACCGCGACCGCGACTACGCGCTGGCCGCCGCTGCGCGTCCGTTTCTGGGGTCGGCCGGTTTCATTCTGATCGGCATCGCCGCCGTGATCTCCACCGCGAGCGCGATCAACGCAACCCTGTACGGCACAGGGAAGTTCACCTACCTGATGGCCCGCAACGGCGAACTGCCGCCCGGGCTGGCCAAGCCCGTGTGGGATCGGCCGATCGGCGGGCTGCTCTTCACGACGGCGGGGACGCTGGTGGTGGTCAACGCCGTGCAGATCGAGGGCATCAGCCTGATGGGGTCGGCCGGATTCCTGCTGATCTTCGCCGCCGTCAACCTTGCCGTGCTGCGGTTTCGGGTCTCCCGCACCACCAAACTGCTGGCGGTCCTCGGCGCGGCCTGCTGCCTGGGCGCCCTCGGTGCGATGACGACATACACCGCCACGAAGATGCCCGGCCAGCTGTGGGTTCTCGGCGGCTTCCTGCTAGGCGCGGTGGGCGTGGAAGGCCTGGTCCGGCTGCGTGGTCGAAGAACCAGCCATCCGCCGCTGCCGTTGCCGTAA
- a CDS encoding alpha/beta hydrolase yields the protein MLEVLERTPRGESHKPPVLFVHGAWHGAWCWDEHFLDFFADNGHRALAVSLRGHGNSPAPRSMRLCSIADFVADVAAVADGLPERPVVVGHSLGGFVVQKYLESHGAAAAVLLASAPPSGILGFLARRLKRHPWYTASGLAMTRSLRGVGATPELARETFFSQSHSEADVARYAAALCEEYALKIAIDMLWLHLPRPHLVTTPLLVLGAEDDVCFTEQEVRATAAAYHTDAELFPKMSHDMMLDPGWRAVAERIHAWLETCVPAS from the coding sequence ATGCTCGAAGTGCTCGAACGAACGCCCCGCGGCGAATCCCACAAGCCGCCGGTGCTATTCGTGCACGGTGCCTGGCATGGCGCCTGGTGTTGGGACGAGCATTTCCTGGACTTCTTCGCGGACAACGGCCACCGGGCGCTGGCGGTGAGCCTCCGGGGTCACGGAAACAGCCCGGCGCCCAGGTCGATGCGGCTCTGCTCGATCGCGGACTTCGTCGCCGACGTCGCCGCGGTTGCCGACGGCCTGCCCGAACGACCGGTGGTAGTCGGCCACTCCCTGGGCGGCTTCGTGGTGCAGAAATACCTCGAGTCGCACGGCGCCGCCGCCGCCGTACTGCTCGCCTCCGCGCCTCCGAGCGGCATCCTGGGATTCTTGGCGCGCAGGCTCAAGCGACACCCGTGGTACACCGCCAGCGGCCTGGCCATGACCAGGTCGTTGCGCGGCGTCGGTGCCACACCGGAATTGGCCCGCGAAACGTTCTTCTCGCAGTCGCACTCGGAAGCCGACGTGGCGCGCTATGCCGCGGCACTGTGCGAGGAGTACGCCCTGAAGATCGCGATCGACATGCTATGGCTCCACCTGCCCAGGCCGCACCTCGTCACCACCCCGCTGTTGGTGCTAGGAGCCGAAGACGACGTCTGCTTCACGGAGCAGGAAGTGCGGGCAACCGCCGCCGCCTACCACACCGACGCGGAGCTCTTCCCTAAGATGAGCCACGACATGATGCTCGACCCCGGGTGGCGTGCCGTCGCCGAACGAATCCACGCGTGGCTCGAAACATGTGTGCCCGCAAGTTGA
- a CDS encoding 5'-methylthioadenosine/S-adenosylhomocysteine nucleosidase family protein — MGVAGDGEGRTLVLSAFPAEADAVLSHTTLDPDPVVIVDRRHFYLGSIAGKNVIMAMTGIGLVNAVDTTEVALARFEIGAVVFSGVAGGAARTKIADVAVPARWTQDNGSTFRPVDPTMLATAETLSVALESVARRIDLRRRPQIVVGGDGCSWDNNNGVAFPCIPNGGDVFGCQPRSAPDRSFRYTGNFREAAGRWVRSALISNLNIVSTADPAFDATDMETAAAQAVADAHGVPFLGIRGITDGPGDPLRLPGFPFQFFCYKRIAAANAARVTAAFLQSWAGV; from the coding sequence GTGGGTGTTGCGGGTGACGGCGAAGGGCGCACGTTGGTGCTGTCGGCCTTTCCGGCCGAAGCCGACGCGGTGCTGTCACACACCACGCTCGATCCCGACCCGGTGGTGATCGTCGACCGCCGGCACTTCTATCTCGGCTCGATCGCCGGGAAGAACGTGATCATGGCGATGACCGGCATCGGCCTGGTGAACGCGGTCGACACCACTGAGGTCGCGCTCGCCCGTTTCGAGATTGGCGCGGTGGTGTTTTCGGGCGTCGCCGGTGGGGCGGCGCGGACCAAGATCGCGGATGTGGCCGTGCCGGCGCGGTGGACACAGGACAACGGCAGCACGTTTCGTCCGGTTGATCCCACCATGTTGGCGACGGCCGAAACGCTTTCTGTCGCACTGGAAAGCGTCGCCCGGCGGATCGATCTGCGGCGCCGGCCGCAAATCGTGGTGGGCGGCGACGGTTGCAGCTGGGACAACAACAACGGCGTGGCGTTCCCCTGCATCCCGAACGGCGGCGACGTCTTCGGCTGCCAACCGCGCAGTGCGCCCGATCGGTCGTTCCGATACACCGGCAACTTCCGGGAGGCGGCGGGCCGTTGGGTGCGAAGCGCCCTGATCAGCAACCTGAACATCGTCTCGACGGCGGACCCGGCGTTCGATGCGACGGACATGGAGACCGCGGCCGCGCAGGCGGTCGCCGATGCCCACGGTGTTCCCTTCCTCGGCATCCGCGGCATCACGGATGGGCCGGGTGATCCGCTTCGCTTGCCGGGCTTTCCGTTTCAGTTCTTCTGCTACAAGCGGATCGCGGCGGCCAACGCGGCCCGGGTAACCGCGGCCTTCCTGCAGAGCTGGGCCGGGGTCTGA
- a CDS encoding IS481 family transposase, producing the protein MSHRNARTTFHGRLLIVERHQSGWKQAQIAEAMGISRKCVHTWISRYAAEGSVGLFDRSSRPHCSPRRTPAAVEQQVLAARREHRRGPDWLGPELGVPARTVGRILRRHGQPYLRDCDPMTGAVIKAAKATAVRYERDRPGELVHVDVKKLSRIPDGGGWRAHGRSEEVRGRGNGYDYVHSMVDDHSRLAYSEILPDEKGPTCAGFIERAADYFVAQGISRIERIITDNHLSYRRSAAVAAVIAQLSTRHLFIKPHCPWQNGKVERFNRTLQTEWCYRRVFTSNAERANALAPWLEFYNTQRRHSALDGLPPISRL; encoded by the coding sequence GTGTCCCACCGTAATGCCCGCACGACGTTTCATGGTCGACTGCTCATCGTCGAACGTCACCAAAGCGGATGGAAGCAAGCCCAGATCGCTGAGGCGATGGGAATCTCCCGCAAGTGTGTCCACACCTGGATCAGCCGTTATGCCGCTGAGGGATCAGTCGGGCTGTTTGATCGGTCCTCGCGTCCGCACTGCTCACCCCGGCGCACACCGGCGGCTGTTGAGCAGCAGGTCCTGGCGGCACGCCGTGAGCATCGGCGTGGCCCGGATTGGCTGGGTCCAGAATTGGGAGTGCCGGCCCGCACGGTCGGACGCATCTTGCGCCGCCACGGCCAGCCCTACCTGCGTGACTGTGATCCGATGACGGGAGCGGTGATCAAGGCCGCGAAGGCTACCGCGGTGCGCTACGAGCGAGACCGTCCCGGCGAATTGGTCCACGTCGATGTCAAGAAACTCAGCCGCATCCCCGACGGTGGTGGGTGGCGAGCTCATGGGCGCAGCGAAGAGGTCCGCGGCCGCGGCAACGGCTATGACTACGTGCACTCGATGGTCGATGACCACAGCCGACTCGCCTATTCCGAGATCCTGCCCGACGAGAAAGGTCCAACGTGTGCGGGCTTCATCGAGCGGGCCGCTGACTATTTTGTGGCGCAAGGCATTTCACGCATCGAACGCATCATCACCGACAACCATCTCAGCTATCGTCGGTCAGCTGCTGTGGCAGCCGTTATTGCCCAGCTCAGCACCAGGCATCTGTTCATCAAACCGCACTGCCCCTGGCAGAACGGCAAGGTAGAGAGATTCAACCGCACCCTGCAAACCGAGTGGTGCTACCGCAGAGTTTTTACCTCCAACGCCGAGCGGGCAAACGCCCTTGCCCCATGGCTCGAGTTCTACAACACTCAACGACGCCACAGCGCACTCGACGGACTACCACCCATCAGCCGACTGTGA
- a CDS encoding MPT63 family protein → MKITKMLVTALAAVAAAMVVATPVAATAYPIVGKLGSELTMDDSVGQVLLSWKVSELRLSTDPTPGYQPTGQLWEATATVRALRGSVTPAISQFNAVAPNEAAYRVLWYVASPTNISGATIPQGAQSTGKIHFDVTGPPPNTVTMNNGMEDLLIWGP, encoded by the coding sequence GTGAAGATCACAAAGATGCTGGTGACGGCGCTAGCGGCCGTCGCCGCTGCAATGGTAGTCGCAACACCGGTCGCGGCGACCGCCTACCCCATCGTCGGCAAACTTGGCAGCGAGCTGACGATGGATGACAGCGTCGGCCAAGTCCTCCTCAGCTGGAAGGTCAGCGAACTCAGACTCAGCACCGACCCGACGCCGGGTTACCAACCGACCGGCCAATTGTGGGAAGCCACTGCCACTGTCAGGGCACTCCGGGGCAGCGTCACCCCGGCCATTTCGCAATTCAACGCCGTTGCCCCGAACGAAGCCGCCTACCGGGTGCTGTGGTATGTCGCGAGCCCCACCAACATCAGTGGGGCCACCATTCCCCAAGGCGCACAGTCGACCGGCAAGATCCACTTCGATGTGACGGGCCCACCGCCGAACACGGTAACGATGAACAACGGTATGGAGGATCTCCTTATTTGGGGGCCATAA
- a CDS encoding SDR family NAD(P)-dependent oxidoreductase, giving the protein MTGRLDGKVAIITGASTGLGPVLGSRFVGEGAKVLLAARREELVREAADASGPGAIAMRADVTDEDDVAAMVARAVDEFGQVDILCNNAAAPGQDRWIWEQTLDNWNATFAIDVTAAMLCTREVLNRSMLARRRGVILNFSSTAGYSGIVRKSHYVTAKASLRAFTKTVALEVGPYGIRCNCIVPGSIDTDLWRRWVQRTADERGVDFATQRDKAVKGVALQDISTPDDVANLALFLASDESRTITGQSIPVDAGGYMQG; this is encoded by the coding sequence ATGACGGGCCGGCTCGACGGCAAGGTCGCAATCATCACCGGGGCCAGCACCGGTCTGGGGCCCGTGCTGGGGTCGCGGTTCGTCGGTGAAGGCGCCAAGGTGTTGCTGGCGGCGCGACGCGAAGAGCTCGTCCGCGAGGCCGCCGACGCCTCCGGCCCCGGTGCCATCGCGATGCGCGCGGACGTGACCGACGAGGATGACGTCGCGGCCATGGTGGCGCGCGCCGTCGACGAGTTCGGCCAGGTCGACATCTTGTGCAACAACGCCGCCGCCCCCGGACAGGACCGCTGGATCTGGGAACAGACCCTGGACAACTGGAACGCCACGTTCGCCATCGACGTCACCGCGGCAATGCTGTGCACCCGAGAAGTGCTCAACCGGTCGATGCTGGCCCGCCGCCGCGGCGTGATCCTCAACTTCTCCTCCACGGCAGGCTATTCCGGCATCGTCCGCAAGAGCCATTACGTCACCGCCAAGGCGTCGCTGCGGGCGTTCACCAAGACGGTGGCGTTGGAGGTGGGCCCGTACGGCATCCGGTGCAACTGCATCGTGCCTGGGTCCATCGATACCGACCTGTGGCGCCGATGGGTGCAACGCACCGCCGACGAGCGCGGAGTCGACTTCGCCACCCAGCGCGATAAAGCCGTCAAAGGTGTTGCCCTGCAGGATATCTCCACGCCCGATGATGTCGCCAACCTGGCGTTGTTCCTGGCCAGTGACGAAAGCCGGACCATCACCGGCCAATCGATTCCCGTCGACGCCGGAGGGTACATGCAGGGATGA
- a CDS encoding Na+/H+ antiporter produces the protein MFGLVLIVALVSTVILGTVIGRRYRVGPPVLLIVMGTLLGLVPSFAHVHINGEIVLLLFLPAILYWEGLNTSFREIRANARIIVFLSVALVIATAVAVSWTARAMGMDSHAAAVLGAVLSPTDAAAVAGLAKKLPRRSVTVLKAESLINDGTALVLFAVTVHVAIGGSAITPVDLVGRFVGSYLGGIAAGLLVGGAVTLLRKRIDAPQEEMALSLLTPFAAFLLAQSMDCSGVVAVMVAALVLAYAGPVVIRARSRLQAYAFWDSATFLLNGSLWVFVGVQIPGALRGIAGVDGGIRNALLIALAVTAVVILSRVFWGELTVLLIRLIDRREAQRERRVNWRQRFVTAWAGFRGAVSLAAALAVPATTLSGAPFPDRSLLIFIVVVVILVTVLVQGSTLPAVVRWAKMPEDLAHAEELQLARTRGVRACLDALPTVADEVGISDDLRRRLQKEYEEKAALTLATEDGSTNNHLVKKRELVRRVRLGVLDRKRREITALRNQNLIDDIVLRELQNEMDLEEVQLLDAADNE, from the coding sequence GTGTTTGGCCTCGTCCTGATCGTCGCGCTCGTTTCCACCGTCATCCTCGGGACGGTCATCGGCCGGCGCTATCGCGTGGGCCCCCCGGTGTTGCTCATCGTCATGGGCACGCTGCTGGGTCTGGTGCCCAGTTTCGCTCACGTACACATCAACGGTGAGATCGTGTTGCTGTTGTTCCTGCCGGCGATCCTCTACTGGGAGGGCCTGAACACCAGCTTCCGCGAGATCCGGGCGAATGCGCGCATCATCGTTTTTCTCAGTGTCGCCCTGGTGATCGCGACGGCCGTGGCGGTGTCGTGGACGGCGCGGGCGATGGGCATGGACTCGCATGCGGCGGCCGTCCTGGGCGCCGTGCTCTCCCCCACCGACGCCGCCGCGGTGGCAGGCTTGGCGAAGAAGCTGCCCCGCCGGTCGGTCACCGTGCTGAAGGCCGAGAGTCTCATCAACGACGGCACGGCCCTCGTGCTCTTTGCCGTCACGGTTCACGTCGCGATCGGCGGATCGGCGATCACGCCGGTCGACCTGGTCGGCCGCTTCGTCGGCTCCTACCTGGGCGGCATCGCCGCCGGGCTGCTCGTCGGCGGCGCGGTCACGCTGCTGCGCAAGAGAATCGACGCCCCCCAGGAGGAAATGGCGTTGAGCCTGCTGACGCCGTTTGCGGCGTTCTTGCTGGCCCAAAGCATGGACTGCAGCGGGGTGGTCGCGGTCATGGTCGCGGCCCTGGTGCTCGCCTACGCCGGGCCGGTGGTGATCCGCGCCCGGTCCCGCCTGCAGGCCTACGCGTTCTGGGACAGCGCGACCTTCCTGCTCAACGGCTCGTTGTGGGTGTTCGTCGGTGTCCAGATACCCGGGGCGCTGCGCGGCATCGCCGGTGTCGACGGCGGGATTCGCAACGCCTTGTTGATCGCGCTCGCCGTCACCGCCGTGGTGATTCTGTCGCGCGTTTTCTGGGGCGAGCTCACGGTCCTGCTGATCAGGCTGATCGACCGCCGAGAGGCGCAGCGCGAACGTCGCGTCAACTGGCGTCAGCGCTTCGTCACGGCCTGGGCGGGATTCCGCGGGGCGGTGTCGTTGGCTGCGGCGCTGGCCGTCCCGGCCACCACGCTCAGCGGCGCGCCGTTCCCCGACCGCAGCCTGCTCATCTTCATCGTGGTGGTCGTCATCCTGGTGACTGTCCTGGTCCAGGGCAGCACGCTGCCCGCCGTCGTGCGCTGGGCGAAGATGCCCGAGGACCTCGCCCACGCCGAGGAATTGCAGCTGGCCCGCACCCGGGGCGTGCGGGCCTGCCTCGACGCGCTGCCGACGGTCGCCGACGAGGTGGGCATAAGCGATGACCTGCGGCGCCGGCTGCAGAAGGAATACGAGGAGAAGGCCGCGCTGACCCTCGCCACCGAGGACGGCTCGACCAACAACCACCTCGTCAAGAAAAGGGAGCTGGTGCGCCGCGTGCGACTCGGCGTCCTCGACCGCAAGCGCCGGGAGATTACCGCCCTGCGCAACCAGAACCTCATCGACGACATCGTCCTGCGCGAACTGCAGAACGAGATGGACCTCGAAGAGGTACAACTGCTCGACGCCGCCGACAACGAATAG